In Acropora muricata isolate sample 2 chromosome 11, ASM3666990v1, whole genome shotgun sequence, one DNA window encodes the following:
- the LOC136889332 gene encoding uncharacterized protein, producing MSDGGLLRSNTRLRRSDDLAADTKFPIIPPKKHHVTQLIVKYHHEMEGHEMGINYTLNHLRERYHVIHSRQEVKACIQNCFECKRRFRLHPGKQHMAPLPQFRLEMTYRPFTNCATDYGGPYLTIQGRGRARSKRYLCLFVCVQTHCCHLEMATSLDTGSFMNAFTRMTARRGWPKKMVSDNGSNFVAADREIRELVAEMDQEQIRRTTANKGVEWSWNPPAAPHFGGVFESMIKAAKRAISAILQDADVTDEELQTCFTGVESLLNSRPLTTISDDPNDEPVLTPNHFVIGQMGGDIVPDSVDMTAFNPRQRWRRIQELIRRVWQRWMREYLPHIGSRHKWFSKKKNLKEDDVVIVIDPDARRRDWKVGRIVRTYPGADGLVRVVDVKVGDKILKRPITKLSPLEMQD from the coding sequence ATGTCAGATGGAGGCCTTCTACGGTCTAATACAAGACTTCGGCGATCAGATGACCTGGCGGCTGACACCAAGTTCCCGATTATTCCGCCAAAGAAACATCATGTGACACAGCTGATTGTGAAGTATCATCACGAGATGGAGGGACATGAGATGGGCATTAACTATACTCTCAATCACCTGCGAGAAAGATACCATGTTATTCACAGTCGACAAGAGGTTAAGGCGTGCATTCAAAACTGCTTTGAATGTAAGAGGCGTTTTCGGCTCCACCCTGGCAAGCAACACATGGCTCCGTTGCCGCAGTTTCGCTTAGAGATGACGTACAGACCCTTTACAAATTGTGCAACAGATTATGGTGGCCCTTACTTGACCATTCAAGGACGTGGACGGGCGCGAAGCAAACGGTACTTATGCCTTTTCGTTTGTGTACAAACCCACTGCTGCCACCTGGAAATGGCCACCTCCCTTGACACAGGAAGTTTCATGAACGCGTTCACTAGGATGACTGCTAGAAGAGGTTGGCCCAAGAAGATGGTAAGCGACAACGGATCAAATTTCGTCGCTGCAGACAGAGAAATTCGAGAATTAGTTGCGGAAATGGACCAAGAACAAATTCGGCGCACAACAGCAAACAAAGGCGTGGAGTGGTCCTGGAACCCACCAGCAGCACCACACTTCGGTGGTGTGTTTGAATCGATGATTAAAGCTGCAAAGCGGGCTATCTCAGCCATCTTACAAGACGCAGACGTTACAGACGAAGAGCTGCAAACCTGTTTCACAGGAGTCGAAAGTTTACTTAACTCAAGACCACTTACGACCATCAGTGATGATCCTAACGACGAACCAGTGCTGACGCCAAACCACTTCGTCATTGGTCAGATGGGCGGAGACATAGTGCCAGATAGTGTTGACATGACCGCGTTCAACCCTCGTCAACGATGGAGACGGATTCAAGAGCTCATTCGTCGCGTATGGCAACGATGGATGAGAGAATATCTTCCACACATCGGTTCCCGACACAAGTGGTTCTCTAAGAAAAAGAACCTGAAAGAAGACGACGTAGTGATTGTGATCGATCCCGATGCAAGAAGAAGAGATTGGAAAGTGGGCAGAATTGTTCGCACCTACCCTGGAGCAGACGGTCTCGTTCGTGTAGTAGACGTCAAAGTTGGCGACAAGATTTTGAAGAGACCTATTACTAAACTGTCACCGTTAGAGATGCAAGATTGA
- the LOC136889337 gene encoding uncharacterized protein gives MEDSSNGLVEDDPQLPVLTPNSLLFGPPNLLPELEHHHLESPDLRRRVKYLKRCKDAMWRRWTDDYLQGLHEQHHLKHAGSQSDIAVGDVMLVKDDERNRGKWKMGIVVEVITGRDGIARAAKMKTGTGSYLERALQQLYPLELSCDREPQGAQNVLSVNAAEFAPRRETRQAARDALRRIAAFASDENN, from the coding sequence ATGGAGGACAGTTCGAACGGCTTAGTGGAGGATGATCCACAGCTGCCAGTTCTCACTCCTAACTCGTTGCTGTTTGGACCACCGAACCTCCTACCGGAGTTGGAACACCATCATCTAGAGTCCCCAGACCTCAGGAGGCGTGTGAAGTACCTCAAGCGGTGTAAAGACGCGATGTGGCGACGGTGGACGGATGACTATTTACAGGGGTTACACGAGCAGCATCACCTTAAACATGCGGGAAGCCAAAGTGACATAGCAGTAGGTGACGTGATGTTGGTAAAGGACGACGAAAGAAACCGCGGAAAATGGAAGATGGGGATCGTTGTCGAGGTAATCACTGGGCGAGATGGTATAGCAAGAGCTGCGAAGATGAAAACCGGAACTGGCTCGTACCTTGAGCGAGCGCTACAACAGCTCTACCCTCTTGAGTTGTCGTGTGATCGTGAACCCCAGGGAGCACAGAATGTACTAAGTGTCAACGCAGCAGAGTTCGCCCCAAGGAGAGAAACGAGGCAGGCAGCACGGGATGCCCTAAGACGCATTGCTGCCTTTGCAAGTGACGagaacaattaa
- the LOC136890460 gene encoding uncharacterized protein has translation MSRKSGKDGFVIMNATRVCNVHFQQSDIVRVPGGSCLRLKIGTLPLKWNQRPAGEQRKRKAPKNRSQPSNILYESAELSSTNCEPSTARVTGNVINSLCDLALKAVQKAFNALSAANKQLTEKVKILSRKKADSPVFSVDVIKSDEKCKHYTGFPNYAVFVSVLNLLQPGNNGENIRLVSAPNSRLETGRGRKRSLTGEEQFLLTLMRIRRGFSTEHLGWLFRIDKSTVSRLFVSWVNFIYLRLSAIPIWPTREQVDATMPQSFKDSYPKTHVIIDCTELYCEAPTSLELKGNMCSDYKGRETYKALVGITPSGSISFVSQLYYGSLSDREIVERSGLLHPKMYNEGDEIMADKGFNIRDLTDKIGVQLNLPIFLGSRSQFEANETIINQKIASNRIHVERFINKVKKFRLLDRTIPLSLHGSINQVWTVAVLFTLFHFPLISA, from the exons ATGTCCAGAAAGTCAGGGAAGGACGGGTTTGTGATTATGAATGCAACGAGGGTTTGTAACGTACACTTTCAACAAAGTGACATTGTTCGTGTACCAGGGGGCAGCTGTTTGCGTTTAAAGATTGGCACATTGCCACTCAAATGGAATCAGAGGCCCGCtggagaacagagaaaaaggAAAGCTCCGAAAAACCGAAGTCAACCATCTAACATCTTGTACGAGTCAGCAGAGTTAAG ttcTACGAATTGTGAACCTTCTACTGCTAGAGTGACAGGCAATGTCATAAACTCGCTTTGTGATTTAGCATTGAAAGCTGTCCAAAAGGCTTTTAATGCTCTGTCTGCTGCAAATAAGCAGTTAACTGAGAAAGTAAAGATCCTCAGCAGGAAAAAAGCTGACAGTCCAGTTTTTTCTGTTGATGTTATCAAGTCTGATGAGAAATGCAAGCACTATACTGGTTTCCCAAATTATGCAGTTTTTGTTAGTGTACTAAATTTATTACAACCAGGAAATAATGGGGAGAACATCAGGCTGGTTTCAGCACCAAATTCTCGCCTGGAAACTGGGCGTGGGCGTAAACGCTCTCTCACGGGGGAAGAGCAATTCCTCTTGACATTGATGAGGATACGGAGAGGGTTTTCTACTGAGCATCTGGGATGGCTTTTTAGAATTGACAAGAGCACGGTCAGTCGACTCTTCGTTAGCTGGGTTAACTTCATCTATCTTCGTTTGTCAGCAATTCCTATTTGGCCAACTAGAGAACAGGTCGATGCAACTATGCCACAGAGTTTCAAAGACAGCTACCCAAAGACACATGTTATTATAGACTGTACTGAGCTTTACTGTGAAGCACCTACATCTCTCGAGCTGAAAGGAAATATGTGTTCCGATTACAAAGGTAGGGAGACCTACAAGGCCCTGGTGGGAATAACCCCCTCAGGAagcatttcatttgtttccCAACTGTACTATGGGAGCTTATCTGATAGAGAAATAGTGGAAAGGAGTGGGCTACTACATCCAAAAATGTATAATGAAGGTGATGAAATAATGGCAGACAAAGGCTTTAACATAAGAGACCTTACTGACAAAATTGGAGTCCAGCTCAACCTCCCAATTTTTCTTGGATCAAGAAGTCAGTTTGAAGCAAATGAAACAATTATCAATCAAAAAATTGCTTCAAATAGAATACATGTGGAGCGCTTTATTAATAAGGTGAAAAAGTTTCGGCTTCTAGACAGAACTATTCCACTGTCTCTGCACGGGTCCATTAATCAAGTGTGGACAGTTGCAGTTCTCTTCacattgtttcattttccacttATATCTGCTTAA